One window from the genome of [Mycobacterium] stephanolepidis encodes:
- a CDS encoding aminotransferase class I/II-fold pyridoxal phosphate-dependent enzyme, which produces MSFLSLGPDELAAQHRLQQENYSQLKAKGLSLDLTRGKPAPEQLDLSNGLLALPGDGDYLDGNGTDTRNYGGGNGLPELRAIFGELLGVPAPNLIAANNASLSLMHDVIVYSLLYGTVDSPRPWVEEPSLKFLCPAPGYDRHFAITESFGIEMIPVPLREDGPDVDLIEELVASDPTIKGMWSVPVFSNPTGTVYSWEVVRRLAQMNTAAPDFRLFWDNAYAVHTLTHDFVRNVDLLGLAETAGHPNRPLIFASTSKITFAGAGVSFMGGSLANIAWYLQHAGKRSIGPDKVNQLRHLRFFGDAEGVKLHMQKHQQILAPKFELALEILDDRLSESKIASWSEPKGGYFISLDVLDGTAKRTVALAKEAGIALTEAGATFPYRNDPNDRNIRLAPSFPPLETVGAAVDGLATCALLAATEKLLERAD; this is translated from the coding sequence GTGTCATTCCTGTCGCTCGGACCCGACGAACTCGCAGCTCAGCATCGGTTGCAGCAGGAGAACTACAGCCAGCTCAAGGCCAAGGGGCTCTCGCTGGACCTCACTCGCGGCAAACCGGCGCCCGAGCAGCTGGATCTGTCGAACGGCCTGCTGGCGCTGCCCGGTGACGGCGACTACCTCGATGGCAATGGCACCGATACGCGCAACTACGGCGGCGGTAACGGACTTCCGGAGCTGCGCGCAATCTTCGGTGAGCTACTCGGCGTTCCCGCGCCCAACCTGATCGCGGCCAACAACGCCAGTCTCTCCCTCATGCACGACGTGATCGTGTACTCGCTGCTGTACGGAACCGTCGATTCGCCCCGGCCCTGGGTTGAGGAGCCGTCGCTGAAGTTCCTGTGCCCGGCACCCGGATACGACCGTCATTTCGCGATCACCGAATCCTTCGGCATCGAGATGATTCCGGTACCGCTGCGCGAGGACGGCCCCGACGTGGACCTCATCGAGGAACTCGTGGCCTCCGACCCGACCATCAAGGGCATGTGGAGCGTTCCCGTCTTCTCCAACCCCACCGGAACCGTCTACTCGTGGGAGGTCGTTCGTCGGCTGGCCCAGATGAACACGGCAGCACCGGATTTCCGGCTGTTTTGGGATAACGCCTACGCGGTACACACACTCACGCATGATTTCGTCCGGAATGTGGACCTGCTGGGGCTCGCCGAGACCGCCGGACATCCCAACCGCCCGTTGATCTTTGCGTCTACCTCGAAGATCACCTTCGCCGGTGCGGGCGTCAGCTTCATGGGTGGATCACTGGCCAATATCGCGTGGTACCTGCAGCACGCCGGCAAGCGCAGCATCGGGCCCGACAAGGTGAATCAGCTGCGGCACCTACGCTTCTTCGGCGATGCCGAGGGCGTCAAGTTGCACATGCAGAAGCATCAGCAGATCCTCGCGCCCAAATTCGAGCTGGCGCTTGAGATCCTGGACGACCGATTGAGCGAGAGCAAGATCGCATCGTGGAGTGAGCCCAAGGGCGGATACTTCATCAGCCTCGACGTGCTGGACGGTACCGCCAAACGCACGGTGGCTCTGGCCAAGGAGGCCGGGATCGCGCTCACCGAGGCGGGCGCCACGTTCCCGTACCGAAATGATCCGAATGACAGGAACATTCGTCTGGCACCGTCGTTCCCGCCGCTGGAGACCGTCGGCGCCGCCGTCGATGGTCTGGCGACGTGCGCGCTGCTGGCGGCGACCGAGAAGCTGCTGGAGCGCGCCGACTAG
- a CDS encoding MFS transporter encodes MTRVVLIVLCALQVTMQLYVWIPIHDAVSASYDGHNMTPALSSALFGYAAGFLLFGPVTDRFGRRRVLIAGVSVMAFLTLLVPFAPTPALFGLIRVLQGFAGGAFSPSALSYLGEALPRRTATTAIGAVSTAYLMAGVLGQVMASLVTHAWGWQWVFWVSAAGLALNVLPLAFVMREERSGDPSARVVSGFAAQARLLTRRDIAVPLAAVFVLMLSFVAMYTSLATQLVDALHLPESMGTTIRLAGIPGMLVAPFVGSWVGKVGTETGALAGYSLAAAGLAVEALGAGSVPVIVVGSNIFVAGIAIASTAMVTMFGDRAAPRRGAGTALYGFTVFLGASAAPYLAHGLGFRPLLGVLVAALIGGAVLVASSRRNASGPVKTTVDIGTQRSPLP; translated from the coding sequence ATGACGCGGGTTGTCCTGATCGTGCTGTGCGCGCTACAGGTCACCATGCAGCTCTACGTGTGGATTCCGATCCACGACGCCGTATCGGCGTCCTACGACGGGCACAACATGACGCCCGCCCTCTCCTCGGCTCTCTTCGGTTACGCCGCCGGATTCCTGCTGTTCGGTCCCGTCACCGATCGATTCGGACGCCGGCGTGTACTGATCGCCGGGGTATCGGTGATGGCCTTCCTCACCCTCCTGGTGCCGTTCGCCCCCACACCTGCGTTGTTCGGACTGATCCGCGTGCTGCAGGGTTTCGCCGGCGGTGCGTTCTCACCGTCTGCGCTGAGCTATCTCGGAGAGGCTCTGCCCCGACGGACGGCGACTACCGCGATCGGTGCGGTATCCACCGCGTATCTGATGGCCGGGGTGCTCGGGCAGGTGATGGCCTCCCTCGTCACTCACGCGTGGGGTTGGCAGTGGGTGTTCTGGGTCAGTGCGGCCGGACTCGCGCTGAATGTCCTACCGCTGGCATTCGTCATGCGGGAGGAGCGCAGCGGCGATCCCTCGGCACGGGTGGTGTCCGGTTTCGCCGCGCAGGCCCGTCTACTCACCCGCCGAGACATCGCGGTGCCGCTGGCCGCCGTGTTCGTGCTGATGTTGTCGTTCGTGGCGATGTACACAAGCCTGGCGACCCAGTTGGTGGATGCGTTGCACCTGCCTGAATCCATGGGCACCACCATTCGGCTGGCGGGCATTCCCGGGATGCTGGTCGCCCCGTTCGTCGGCTCGTGGGTGGGCAAGGTCGGCACCGAGACCGGTGCGTTGGCGGGGTACTCACTGGCCGCCGCCGGGCTTGCCGTGGAGGCCCTGGGTGCCGGCTCTGTTCCCGTCATCGTCGTGGGCAGCAATATCTTCGTCGCCGGTATCGCGATCGCATCGACGGCGATGGTCACCATGTTCGGCGATCGAGCGGCTCCCCGGCGTGGTGCCGGTACCGCCCTGTACGGCTTCACAGTTTTTCTCGGCGCCAGCGCCGCGCCCTACCTCGCCCACGGCCTCGGATTCCGGCCCCTGCTCGGGGTGCTGGTGGCGGCGCTGATCGGCGGAGCGGTGCTCGTCGCGAGCTCGCGGCGGAACGCATCTGGGCCGGTCAAGACGACGGTGGACATAGGCACCCAGCGCAGTCCGCTACCATGA
- a CDS encoding acyl-CoA thioesterase, which yields MAEIPTLAEFPLHSHDKLRYADTDRQGHVNNSVFSTLLETGRVEFLHDSTRQILEPNRAFVIARLEIDFLGEMLWPGQVTIGTAVDSVGRSSLKLRQAIFQDNRCVARALSVIVLMDESSRLSTPFSEDVRARLSESASNSASQPHSDTNA from the coding sequence ATGGCTGAAATTCCAACTCTTGCAGAGTTTCCGCTGCATTCACACGATAAGTTGCGTTATGCCGATACCGACCGGCAAGGGCACGTCAACAATTCCGTCTTCTCCACCTTGCTGGAAACCGGGCGAGTGGAGTTCCTACACGACAGCACCAGACAAATTCTGGAGCCAAACAGGGCGTTTGTCATCGCGCGTCTGGAGATCGACTTCCTGGGCGAGATGCTGTGGCCAGGCCAAGTAACTATCGGCACCGCGGTGGATTCCGTCGGACGCAGTTCACTCAAACTCCGCCAAGCCATCTTTCAGGACAATCGCTGTGTCGCGAGAGCCCTCTCCGTCATTGTTTTGATGGATGAAAGCTCGCGCCTCTCGACACCATTCTCCGAAGACGTTCGCGCTCGCCTTTCCGAGTCGGCATCGAATAGCGCATCGCAACCGCACTCCGATACAAACGCCTAA
- a CDS encoding DNA polymerase III subunits gamma/tau, which produces MALYRKYRPATFAEVIGQEHVTGPLTTALDAGRINHAYLFSGPRGCGKTSSARILARSLNCAQGPTSTPCGICDSCVALAPNGSGNVDVIELDAASHGGVDDTRELRDRAFYAPAQSRYRIFIIDEAHMVTTAGFNALLKIVEEPPEHLIFVFATTEPEKVLPTIRSRTHHYPFRLLAPKTMRTLVEGICAQENVAVDDPVYPLVIRAGAGSPRDTLSVLDQLLAGADEERVTYQRALALLGVTDIALIDDAVDALAAGDGAAVFGAIEGVMDAGHDPRRFGTDLLERFRDLIVLQAVPDAVERGVVDAPQDVLERMREQAERIGPATLTRYAEVLHAGLGEMRGATAPRLLLEVVCARLLLPSATDAESAVLQRVERIEKRLDMSVPEAGGAGASQRFVRKSQAPTASEASAPPAPAPEPPASTPPPAPAAPEPTPEPEPVPTPEPEPTPEPAPTPEPEPAPEPPPPPAPEPEPEPEPEPAPEPRQPGALDTTAVRNAWAEIRSKVRDRSRTTEVMLSGATVRAIEGKTLVLSHDSPPLAKRITESRNAEVIREALKDALGVDWEIRCEASSADPGAPAPAQKVTKAAPRVVTRPSRPTPEPEPAPEPEPEPTSPEDEEEQMLAEAGQGEAGPRRDPEEVALELLQNELGARKIDPS; this is translated from the coding sequence GTGGCCCTGTACCGCAAGTATCGCCCGGCGACTTTCGCCGAAGTTATCGGCCAGGAGCACGTCACCGGACCGTTGACCACCGCGCTGGACGCGGGCCGCATCAACCACGCCTATCTGTTCTCGGGGCCCCGTGGCTGCGGTAAGACGTCCTCTGCCCGCATCCTGGCCCGCTCGCTGAACTGCGCGCAAGGCCCCACCTCGACGCCGTGTGGGATCTGTGATTCGTGTGTCGCGCTGGCGCCCAACGGGTCGGGGAACGTCGATGTCATCGAACTGGACGCGGCCAGCCACGGTGGCGTGGACGACACCCGTGAACTGCGCGATCGGGCCTTTTACGCACCCGCGCAGTCGCGCTATCGCATCTTCATCATCGATGAAGCGCACATGGTCACCACCGCAGGTTTCAACGCGCTGCTCAAGATCGTCGAGGAACCGCCCGAGCATCTGATCTTCGTCTTCGCCACCACCGAACCGGAGAAGGTGCTGCCGACCATCCGGTCACGTACCCACCACTACCCGTTCCGCCTACTGGCACCCAAGACGATGCGGACCCTCGTCGAGGGCATCTGTGCGCAGGAGAACGTCGCCGTCGACGATCCGGTGTACCCGCTGGTGATCCGTGCCGGTGCCGGATCCCCTCGAGACACGCTGTCGGTACTGGACCAGTTGCTCGCCGGCGCGGACGAGGAACGCGTGACGTACCAGCGGGCTCTCGCACTGCTGGGCGTCACCGATATCGCGCTGATCGACGACGCGGTGGACGCCCTCGCGGCCGGTGACGGCGCGGCTGTGTTCGGAGCCATCGAAGGCGTGATGGATGCCGGACACGACCCGCGTCGATTCGGCACCGACCTGCTCGAGCGTTTCCGTGATCTTATTGTCCTGCAAGCAGTTCCGGATGCAGTGGAGCGCGGGGTGGTCGACGCGCCACAGGACGTGCTGGAGCGGATGCGCGAGCAGGCCGAGCGCATCGGGCCCGCGACCCTGACCCGATACGCCGAGGTGCTGCACGCCGGACTCGGGGAGATGCGTGGCGCGACGGCGCCTCGGCTGCTGCTGGAGGTGGTGTGCGCCCGGTTACTGCTGCCCTCGGCCACTGACGCGGAATCGGCTGTGCTGCAACGCGTCGAGCGCATCGAGAAGCGTCTGGACATGTCGGTGCCCGAGGCCGGTGGAGCAGGCGCGTCGCAGCGCTTTGTCCGCAAGTCCCAGGCACCCACTGCCTCGGAAGCATCCGCGCCGCCGGCTCCGGCGCCCGAGCCCCCCGCGTCGACTCCGCCCCCGGCGCCCGCTGCTCCAGAGCCCACTCCGGAGCCGGAGCCAGTTCCGACACCTGAGCCCGAGCCCACCCCGGAACCTGCTCCGACACCTGAGCCCGAGCCGGCCCCGGAGCCGCCACCACCACCCGCTCCGGAGCCAGAACCAGAACCAGAGCCGGAACCTGCTCCCGAGCCGCGTCAGCCCGGGGCGCTTGACACCACCGCGGTGCGTAACGCCTGGGCCGAGATCCGATCCAAGGTCAGGGATCGCAGCCGCACCACCGAGGTCATGCTCTCCGGTGCCACCGTGCGTGCCATCGAGGGTAAGACCCTGGTGCTGTCCCATGATTCGCCGCCATTGGCCAAGCGCATCACCGAGTCGCGTAATGCCGAGGTCATCCGGGAAGCGTTGAAGGATGCGCTCGGTGTCGACTGGGAGATCCGTTGCGAGGCGAGCAGCGCAGACCCCGGCGCCCCCGCCCCGGCACAGAAAGTCACCAAGGCCGCACCGCGGGTCGTGACCCGGCCCAGCCGCCCGACTCCCGAGCCCGAACCGGCACCCGAACCTGAGCCGGAACCCACGTCCCCGGAGGACGAGGAGGAGCAGATGCTCGCCGAGGCCGGGCAGGGCGAGGCCGGTCCGCGACGCGATCCCGAAGAGGTTGCGCTGGAACTACTTCAGAACGAGCTGGGCGCTCGCAAAATCGACCCCAGCTAG
- a CDS encoding class I SAM-dependent methyltransferase, whose product MTTTQAKNDRGENGKLSLAEILEIMAAGDLPLRFSAYDGSKAGPENAELGLDLLTPRGTTYLATAPGDLGLARAYVSGDIEMQGVHPGDPYELLKAMADRLDFKRPPARVLANIVRSIGFEHLRPIAPPPQEALPRWRRVVEGFRHSKTRDSEAIHHHYDVSNAFYEWVLGPSMTYTCACYPNAEATLEEAQENKYRLVFEKLALKPGDRLLDVGCGWGSMVRYAARRGVRATGVTLSAEQAAWAQKALADEGLSDLAEVRHADYRDTTEREFDAVSSIGLTEHIGIANYPAYFRFLQSRLKTGGLLLNHCITRPDNRTSAVAGYFIDRYVFPDGELTGSGKIITEIQNVGLEVLHEENLRHHYALTLKEWCANLVEHWDEAVDEVGEATAKVWGLYMAGSRLGFERNVVQLHQVLATKLDARRGSSLPLRPWWQP is encoded by the coding sequence ATGACGACGACTCAGGCCAAGAACGACCGAGGCGAGAACGGCAAGCTCTCGCTGGCCGAGATTCTCGAAATCATGGCGGCCGGAGACCTGCCGCTGCGCTTCAGCGCCTACGACGGCAGCAAGGCCGGACCGGAGAATGCCGAGCTGGGGCTCGATCTACTGACGCCGCGCGGTACAACGTATTTGGCGACGGCACCGGGTGACCTGGGGCTGGCACGGGCGTATGTTTCCGGCGATATCGAAATGCAGGGAGTGCACCCGGGCGACCCCTACGAGCTGTTGAAGGCCATGGCCGACAGACTAGATTTCAAGCGACCTCCGGCGCGCGTGCTGGCCAACATCGTCAGGTCGATCGGTTTCGAACATCTGCGACCCATCGCACCGCCGCCGCAGGAGGCGCTGCCCCGTTGGCGGCGAGTCGTCGAGGGATTCCGACACAGCAAGACCCGCGATTCCGAGGCCATCCATCATCACTATGACGTCTCGAACGCGTTCTACGAGTGGGTACTCGGGCCGTCCATGACCTATACCTGCGCGTGCTATCCGAACGCTGAGGCCACGCTGGAGGAGGCGCAGGAGAACAAGTACCGGCTGGTTTTCGAGAAGCTGGCGCTCAAGCCCGGTGACCGGCTGCTCGACGTGGGTTGCGGCTGGGGATCGATGGTGAGGTACGCCGCACGGCGCGGCGTGCGCGCCACCGGTGTCACCTTATCGGCCGAGCAGGCCGCCTGGGCACAGAAGGCCCTTGCCGACGAAGGTCTTTCGGATCTGGCAGAGGTCCGTCATGCGGACTATCGCGATACCACGGAAAGAGAGTTCGACGCGGTCTCGTCGATCGGACTGACCGAGCACATCGGCATCGCAAACTATCCCGCATACTTCCGGTTTCTGCAGTCGCGGCTGAAGACCGGCGGCCTACTGCTCAACCATTGCATTACCCGGCCAGACAATCGAACCTCAGCCGTCGCAGGGTATTTCATCGACCGCTACGTCTTCCCCGACGGGGAGTTGACCGGGTCGGGGAAGATCATCACCGAGATCCAGAACGTTGGCCTCGAGGTGCTTCACGAAGAGAATCTGCGTCACCATTACGCACTCACACTCAAGGAATGGTGCGCCAACCTCGTCGAACACTGGGATGAGGCAGTCGACGAGGTAGGCGAGGCCACCGCGAAGGTCTGGGGCCTGTACATGGCCGGTTCACGACTGGGCTTCGAGCGCAATGTCGTTCAGCTGCACCAGGTGCTGGCCACCAAACTTGACGCGCGGCGCGGGTCCTCGCTGCCGCTACGCCCGTGGTGGCAGCCCTAG
- a CDS encoding amidohydrolase family protein: MRIDIHAHLWSDDYLSLLDEYGRAGTDVHRGLGAGATRTDLDGRFALMDEAGVDLQILSATPASPHFGDETAAVESARFVNDEYAKLASEYPGRFRALASLPLPHIPAALEELNRAIDDLGMYGASITTSVLGRSIADPIFDPLYEELNNRGAILFVHPAGCGADSSLITDHSLTWSIGAPIEDTIAIMHLIVAGIPSRYPDMKIVTCHLGGALPMVLERANRQVTEWEATHCPEAPKDAVRRLWFDTVGHDHTPALQAAVASLGADRLVFGSDFPYQGGARYVSSATYIEEGLSAEDASLILDRNGAELLGLVGD, encoded by the coding sequence GTGCGCATAGACATTCACGCTCACCTGTGGTCTGACGACTATCTGTCGTTACTCGACGAGTACGGGAGGGCCGGTACCGATGTCCATCGTGGCCTCGGGGCCGGGGCGACGCGTACCGATTTGGATGGGCGTTTCGCGCTGATGGACGAGGCGGGTGTTGATCTGCAGATCCTCTCGGCTACGCCGGCGTCACCTCATTTCGGGGACGAGACCGCCGCCGTCGAGAGTGCCCGGTTCGTCAACGACGAGTACGCGAAGCTCGCCAGTGAGTATCCGGGAAGGTTCCGCGCGCTGGCGTCACTGCCGTTGCCGCACATCCCGGCCGCGTTGGAGGAGCTGAACCGTGCAATCGATGATCTGGGCATGTACGGCGCGTCGATCACGACCTCGGTGCTTGGCCGATCGATAGCCGATCCGATATTCGATCCGCTGTACGAGGAATTGAATAACAGGGGCGCAATACTTTTCGTTCATCCGGCAGGGTGCGGTGCGGACTCTTCCTTAATCACCGATCACTCGCTCACCTGGTCGATCGGAGCGCCGATCGAGGACACGATCGCCATCATGCATCTCATCGTCGCGGGTATCCCGTCGCGTTATCCGGATATGAAGATCGTGACGTGTCATCTGGGCGGGGCGTTACCGATGGTGCTGGAGCGCGCGAACCGTCAGGTGACCGAATGGGAAGCGACGCATTGTCCGGAAGCACCCAAGGATGCCGTCCGGCGGCTGTGGTTCGACACGGTGGGGCATGACCACACTCCCGCGCTGCAGGCCGCTGTCGCGTCGCTCGGTGCCGACCGGTTGGTATTCGGCTCGGACTTCCCGTACCAGGGCGGTGCCAGGTACGTCAGTTCCGCGACGTACATCGAGGAGGGACTCTCGGCCGAGGACGCGTCGCTGATCCTGGATCGCAATGGGGCTGAGCTGCTGGGCCTGGTCGGCGATTAG
- a CDS encoding FAD-binding oxidoreductase — protein sequence MPISSGSAHAEGVSRLLRSYRAIPTTATVRLAKPTSNLFRARAKSTTPGLDTSGLTGVIAVDTVNRTADVAGMCTYEDLVAATLPHGLAPLVVPQLKTITLGGAVTGLGIESASFRNGLPHESVLDMDILTGSGEIITASAHEHADLYRGFPNSYGTLGYSVRLRIELEHVDRFVALRHIRFHNLAELMTAMESIVNSATFQGERVDYLDGVVFSDEESYLCLGTQTDAPGPVSDYTGQRIYYRSIQHADGTGHDRLSIHDYLWRWDTDWFWCSRAFGAQNPRIRRLWPRKYRRSSVYWKMIGLDQRYNIADRIERFNGRPARERVVQDVEVPIGHTAEFLRWFLDEVPIEPVWLCPLRLRDHEGWPLYPIRSGQTYVNIGFWSSVPVGAADGATNRRIEHKVSELGGHKSLYSESFYPREEFEALYGGEHYRTVKKTYDPDNRLLDLYAKAVRRQ from the coding sequence GTGCCTATCTCGTCAGGATCGGCGCACGCCGAGGGAGTGAGCCGGCTACTACGGAGTTACCGGGCCATTCCCACGACGGCGACCGTGCGTCTGGCTAAGCCCACGTCAAATCTGTTCCGCGCAAGGGCAAAGTCGACTACACCGGGCCTGGATACCTCGGGCCTCACCGGTGTCATCGCTGTGGACACCGTCAACCGCACGGCCGACGTGGCCGGCATGTGTACCTATGAGGACTTGGTCGCAGCCACCCTTCCCCACGGGCTCGCACCGCTCGTGGTGCCACAGCTCAAGACCATCACACTGGGTGGCGCGGTCACCGGGCTCGGCATCGAGTCCGCGTCCTTCCGCAACGGGCTTCCGCACGAGTCGGTGCTCGACATGGACATCCTCACCGGCTCGGGCGAGATCATCACCGCATCGGCGCATGAGCACGCAGATCTCTATCGCGGTTTCCCCAACTCGTACGGCACATTGGGTTACTCGGTGCGTCTGCGCATCGAACTCGAGCATGTCGACCGGTTCGTTGCCCTGCGGCACATCCGATTCCACAATCTCGCTGAACTCATGACAGCGATGGAGTCGATCGTGAACTCGGCGACCTTCCAGGGTGAGCGAGTGGACTATCTGGACGGGGTCGTGTTCTCCGACGAGGAGTCTTATCTGTGCCTGGGCACCCAGACGGATGCGCCGGGCCCGGTGAGCGACTACACGGGACAACGGATCTACTACCGCTCGATCCAGCATGCGGATGGCACCGGCCACGATCGACTGAGCATTCACGACTACCTATGGCGTTGGGACACCGACTGGTTCTGGTGTTCCCGCGCGTTCGGCGCGCAGAATCCGCGCATCCGCAGGCTGTGGCCGCGAAAGTATCGGCGCAGCAGTGTCTACTGGAAGATGATCGGCCTCGATCAGCGTTACAACATCGCCGACCGTATCGAAAGGTTTAACGGGCGCCCGGCCCGGGAACGCGTCGTTCAGGACGTCGAGGTCCCGATCGGTCACACCGCGGAGTTTCTACGATGGTTTCTCGATGAGGTACCCATTGAACCGGTGTGGCTGTGTCCGTTGCGGTTACGCGACCACGAGGGATGGCCGCTATACCCGATACGGTCGGGTCAGACGTACGTCAACATCGGCTTCTGGTCCTCGGTGCCCGTCGGCGCCGCCGACGGAGCCACCAACCGGCGAATAGAGCACAAGGTCAGCGAACTGGGTGGACACAAATCGCTGTACTCCGAATCCTTCTACCCGCGTGAAGAGTTCGAGGCTCTCTACGGCGGCGAGCACTATCGGACCGTGAAAAAGACGTACGACCCCGATAACCGATTGCTGGATCTCTATGCGAAGGCGGTGCGGCGACAATGA
- the eno gene encoding phosphopyruvate hydratase codes for MTGTQIRGVHARRVWDSRGRPTVEAELLLGDGSIGRAIAPAGASRGSGEAADLRDGGSPFAGYDVTAAVAAARGLTEHLVGIDATDQKGVDTALMAADGSDAFAHIGGNTSVAMSMAAAHAAAASHGIPLWRYLIGDRAAAMPLPEIQVIGGGAHAARRTDVQDFMVVPAAADSIEQGLNWVAEIHRACGALLSERGRLAGVADEGGWWPVVDSNEDALELLVASIERAGLQPGAQVTIALDIASSEFGSGGRYRLGLDGTELDSDAWAEVLIGWIDKYPIASIEDPLAEDDPAALAQFTQAVGHRVLVVGDDFTVTNAERVRRATEAGACNGLLVKPNQAGTLSAAKSAHDTAHDCGWDTIVSARSGESEDVTIAHLSVGWGAEQLKVGSITRSERTAKWNELLRIDEQLGGAPIRLGRLTLG; via the coding sequence ATGACCGGAACACAGATCCGTGGTGTGCACGCTCGGCGCGTATGGGATTCACGCGGGCGTCCGACCGTCGAGGCGGAGCTGCTGCTGGGTGATGGCAGCATCGGGCGGGCGATCGCTCCCGCGGGTGCATCCCGGGGCAGCGGTGAGGCCGCCGATCTGCGGGACGGCGGTAGCCCTTTCGCCGGTTACGACGTAACCGCTGCGGTGGCAGCCGCCCGCGGCCTGACCGAGCATCTGGTCGGCATCGATGCCACCGACCAAAAGGGCGTCGATACGGCGCTCATGGCGGCTGACGGGTCGGACGCGTTCGCGCACATCGGCGGGAACACGTCGGTGGCCATGTCGATGGCGGCCGCACACGCCGCTGCCGCATCGCACGGTATCCCGTTGTGGCGGTATCTGATCGGCGATCGAGCGGCTGCGATGCCGCTGCCCGAGATTCAGGTGATCGGCGGGGGCGCCCATGCCGCGCGCCGCACCGATGTTCAAGATTTCATGGTGGTACCCGCGGCGGCCGACAGCATCGAACAGGGCCTCAACTGGGTGGCCGAAATCCATCGCGCCTGCGGGGCTTTACTTTCCGAGCGAGGCCGGCTCGCCGGGGTGGCAGATGAGGGTGGATGGTGGCCGGTGGTGGACTCCAACGAGGACGCGCTGGAACTGCTGGTCGCCTCGATCGAGCGGGCCGGGTTACAGCCGGGAGCCCAGGTCACGATCGCGTTGGACATCGCGTCGAGCGAATTCGGCAGCGGTGGCCGCTACCGTCTCGGGCTCGACGGCACCGAGCTCGACTCCGATGCCTGGGCCGAGGTTCTGATCGGTTGGATCGATAAGTATCCGATCGCCTCCATCGAGGATCCGCTCGCCGAGGACGATCCGGCTGCCCTGGCGCAATTCACGCAAGCAGTGGGACACCGCGTCCTGGTCGTCGGTGACGATTTCACCGTCACCAATGCCGAGCGCGTGCGCCGAGCAACCGAGGCCGGCGCGTGTAACGGATTATTGGTGAAGCCCAACCAGGCGGGCACGCTCAGTGCCGCCAAGTCGGCGCACGACACCGCTCACGACTGCGGATGGGACACCATCGTGTCTGCGCGATCGGGTGAGAGCGAGGATGTCACCATCGCGCACCTGTCGGTCGGCTGGGGTGCCGAGCAACTCAAGGTCGGCTCCATCACCAGATCCGAACGCACCGCAAAGTGGAATGAGCTGCTCCGCATCGACGAACAGCTTGGCGGAGCACCGATTCGGCTAGGACGACTGACCCTGGGTTAG